The window GATCGAACAACTTTTTTCTTGGGATACTCTAATCCCCCCAACCATAATCTGTAGCTCCATGAGCGTGTAATAATTCTGTCATTTCTCGATTCCCTCTCGCTTGACTGAGGAACGATTGACCCAAGCAAGGAACTGAGGATATTGTAGCTATTGTATTGCTATCTCCAATTTAAATGCGTAATAGCTTAATCTAGCGTTCCAAAGCGATTAAAAGGCCAATAGCGAACAGTTGCGCGACCAATCAGATTCTCGTGGGGGACAAAACCCCAATAGTGACCGTCACAACTGTTGTTGCGATTATCCCCCAAAACGAGATAGGAATTAGGGGGGACGGTGACGGGACCATATTGGTAGTAGGGCGATTCTTGAATGTAGTCTTCTTTTAAGAGTTTGTTGTTGATATAAACTTGGCTGTTTTTAACTTCGACAACATCTCCCGGCAAACCGATCGCGCGCTTAATGTAAGCTTGTTTTTGAGTCTCTCCCGTACACAGACGAGCTTCATCGGGGGGCATAAAAACAATAACATCGCCCCGTTGCGGGGTTTTGAAGCGGTAGCTCAACTTTTCAATCATCAAGCGGTCGTTCACTTCTAAGGTGGGAAGCATCGACTCAGAAGGAATGTAACGTGCTTCTGCCACAAAAGTCCGAACCCCAATTGCTAGAAAGGCACTCAAACCAAGAGTTCTGAAAGCTTCTAACCAATTATTGTTTGTCTGTGCCATAAACCATTCACGCTGAAAAAGTGGGAAAATGTGTTGTAACGATTGGAGGAGCGCGATCGCGCCAGTGAGTTGATTGGGTTTGAGTGGTCTTGGAGCAACGGGATCGATCTAAAGTGATAAGGAATTGGCGAAACTCACCCCCACTGCGTCCCGATGATATTCCTTTCTAACATAAGCGAACCACTGTGTTCGCAGAACGCTCTTTTAAAATTGTTATTCTAACGCGCAATACCTTGTCATGTCAGACCTACTTATCCGCAACGCTCGCATTCTCCTACCCAATGAGAACTTTTTAACAGGAGATGTTTTAATTCAAGAAGGCAAAATCGTTCGAGTTGAGCCAGAAATTTCAACATCCGCAGCTAAAGAAATAGACGCGACGGGTTTAACTTTGTTGCCGGGAGTGATTGACCCGCAGGTTCATTTTCGCGAACCGGGATTAGAGTACAAAGAGGACTTATTCACGGCGAGTTGTGCCTGTGCGAGGGGAGGAGTCACTTCATTCTTGGAAATGCCCAATACGCGCCCCCTAACGATTACTCAAG is drawn from Lusitaniella coriacea LEGE 07157 and contains these coding sequences:
- the lepB gene encoding signal peptidase I; this translates as MAQTNNNWLEAFRTLGLSAFLAIGVRTFVAEARYIPSESMLPTLEVNDRLMIEKLSYRFKTPQRGDVIVFMPPDEARLCTGETQKQAYIKRAIGLPGDVVEVKNSQVYINNKLLKEDYIQESPYYQYGPVTVPPNSYLVLGDNRNNSCDGHYWGFVPHENLIGRATVRYWPFNRFGTLD